The following are encoded together in the Phaeobacter sp. A36a-5a genome:
- a CDS encoding non-ribosomal peptide synthetase, translating to MTGTSQAAKPGSTSAMGETDLQAASVVDGARDIPLTPMQQGLLYESAAAGRPWVNLEQIVVHLDAEAPAPEALQAAWQQVCARHPVLRSAVLWQGRPQPVLQVAPVAVAAAQVTVETEDWQGLGAEDQTARLERFLAEDRNRGCALEQAVSWRVLLARLGPERSVMVWTIHHVLVDGRSMAVVLEDVFAALSAGDLPAETAPVTGFDAFSPAVAEVSGRAESRAFFQDHLKGFETPNQIARLADLSADTPQDSPGRKRILQRHLPTELRRALMQRAGAVTATEGGGAATLANMVHAAWGLLVARWSGRETALFGVTRSGRYLLEGCGRTVGCLINTVPLYLHLSGGETVDGLLARLRRDAVALRDHEHAALADMRGWCGLPGSVPLFDSMVMFERDSLNERMRSLGGADPQTPWRHRRVELREEGAMPLTLAVYGDEQPLLMLEYDPEVLPGTQVERMLDHLCQLLQSLATAPTGMALRDLGMLPEAEVTQLVRQGRPDPVLAQRLAQDMAAAPPCMATRLEATAARAPEAPALQMAPDGALLSHGDLQARADQLAGVLQAQGAEAGDIIAICLPRSPEFIIAMLAVLKVGAAFLPVDPTYPAAVMAHMLEDSGTRLGIGGPDHGTVSGSDMSESADQAPQHETALTSNGLVWIPPGAGQAQPRSAAPIRPAPDPARLAYVIYTSGSTGKPKGVRVPMRALLAHASAITAAFDLQASDRMLQFASLSFDVAIEEVLPSLLAGACVVLRAPDMIGAPGLFLDRVAALELTVLNLPTAFWHVLCDVMADSGRSLPPSVRLVIVGGEQVSPQALARWQQLAPGVRWLNGYGPTETTITCTLHDPGGPVDAEEDVPIGRPTAHARAYVLAADGSLAPAGVAGDLWIGGLAVSDGYIGRPEDTARAFRPDPFAAERAAARIYRTGDRAAWRGDGTLAFLGRQDRQVKLRGFRIDLRHVEQVLERACPGVQALAAVRGKDGPAAQLCCWVRGVAQTGDGQWDLGPLQQVVQRDLPAHMRPALVALAEFPRTAGGKIDMAALPAPEQAAGALGLRLRRDAGAAVDTSAPPSPLARQLTEMMADILGQPDLAADDSFYDRGGHSLLAMRLIGRIEADLGQRRSLAALHLTPSPRALAAALESEQNGEQTGAPETPEGHSLPDHLVIIQDGAARPPLFGVHVLGRNEEFYRPLARALGPDQPVYGLSIGLLDDDTPTGVRTTAKMYLDEIQTHYPSGVVHLAAVSLGSYFAFELARQLLAAGRELGLVALFDAEGPAGRSRVQGRARLGAHLQLLRRMGPAYLRHIVANRIETLRNSFERRRLEWTGGGKLTIDALIAANQQSVEHYAPEPLATPLTVFRAGDDLFDSSEGLAQGLGWAPVAEAGFELIEVPGSHLSILQPPNVQQLARHMARLMAHSADGKTG from the coding sequence ATGACCGGTACTTCACAGGCAGCTAAGCCTGGCTCGACATCTGCGATGGGCGAGACGGATCTTCAGGCAGCGTCTGTGGTGGACGGGGCGCGGGATATCCCCCTGACGCCGATGCAGCAGGGGCTGCTTTATGAAAGCGCGGCTGCCGGCCGACCTTGGGTCAATCTGGAACAGATCGTGGTGCATCTGGACGCCGAGGCGCCCGCGCCCGAGGCGCTGCAGGCGGCCTGGCAGCAGGTCTGCGCCCGCCATCCGGTGCTGCGCAGCGCGGTGCTGTGGCAGGGCCGCCCGCAGCCGGTGCTGCAGGTGGCGCCGGTGGCCGTGGCCGCGGCGCAGGTCACGGTAGAGACCGAGGACTGGCAGGGGCTGGGGGCGGAGGATCAGACCGCCCGGCTGGAACGGTTCCTGGCCGAGGATCGCAACCGGGGCTGCGCGCTGGAGCAGGCGGTGTCCTGGCGGGTGCTGCTGGCGCGGCTGGGGCCGGAGCGGTCGGTGATGGTCTGGACCATCCACCACGTGCTGGTCGATGGCCGCAGCATGGCGGTGGTGCTGGAGGATGTCTTTGCGGCGCTGAGCGCGGGCGATCTGCCTGCCGAGACCGCGCCGGTGACCGGTTTTGACGCCTTCAGCCCGGCCGTGGCGGAGGTCTCGGGGCGGGCGGAAAGTCGGGCGTTTTTCCAGGATCACCTCAAGGGATTCGAAACCCCCAATCAGATTGCCCGGCTGGCGGATCTGTCGGCCGACACACCGCAGGACAGCCCCGGGCGCAAGCGGATCCTGCAGCGACATCTGCCGACCGAGCTGCGCCGCGCCCTCATGCAGCGCGCAGGCGCGGTCACGGCGACAGAGGGCGGCGGCGCGGCCACCCTGGCCAATATGGTCCATGCCGCCTGGGGGCTTCTGGTGGCGCGCTGGAGCGGGCGGGAAACGGCGCTCTTCGGGGTCACCCGATCGGGGCGCTATCTTCTGGAGGGCTGCGGGCGCACGGTGGGCTGCCTGATCAATACGGTGCCGCTGTATCTGCATCTGTCGGGGGGCGAGACGGTTGACGGGCTGCTGGCGCGCCTGCGCCGCGATGCGGTGGCGCTGCGCGATCATGAACATGCCGCGCTGGCGGATATGCGCGGCTGGTGCGGGCTGCCGGGCAGCGTGCCGCTGTTTGACAGCATGGTGATGTTCGAACGCGACAGTCTGAACGAGCGGATGCGCAGCCTCGGCGGCGCCGATCCGCAGACCCCCTGGCGGCACCGCCGGGTGGAACTGCGCGAAGAGGGCGCGATGCCGCTGACCCTGGCGGTCTATGGCGATGAACAGCCGCTGCTGATGCTGGAATATGATCCCGAGGTGCTGCCGGGCACACAGGTGGAGCGGATGCTGGATCACCTGTGCCAGCTGTTGCAGAGCCTCGCCACGGCGCCCACGGGCATGGCCCTGCGCGATCTGGGGATGCTGCCGGAGGCGGAGGTCACGCAGCTGGTGCGACAGGGCCGCCCGGATCCGGTGCTTGCGCAGAGGCTGGCGCAGGATATGGCAGCGGCCCCGCCCTGTATGGCAACCCGGCTGGAGGCCACGGCGGCGCGGGCGCCTGAGGCCCCGGCCCTGCAGATGGCCCCGGACGGGGCGCTGCTGAGCCATGGAGATCTGCAGGCCCGCGCCGATCAGCTGGCGGGGGTTCTGCAGGCGCAGGGGGCGGAGGCCGGCGATATCATTGCCATCTGCCTGCCGCGCAGCCCGGAGTTCATCATTGCGATGCTGGCGGTGCTGAAGGTTGGCGCCGCCTTCCTGCCGGTGGACCCCACCTACCCGGCGGCGGTGATGGCCCATATGCTGGAGGACAGCGGCACCCGGCTGGGCATCGGCGGGCCGGATCATGGCACCGTTTCAGGCTCTGACATGAGTGAATCCGCCGATCAGGCTCCTCAACATGAGACGGCGCTGACCTCAAACGGGCTGGTCTGGATCCCGCCCGGGGCCGGGCAGGCGCAGCCCCGGTCCGCAGCGCCGATCCGCCCCGCGCCGGATCCGGCGCGGCTGGCCTATGTGATCTATACCTCCGGGTCCACCGGCAAACCCAAGGGGGTGCGGGTGCCGATGCGGGCGCTTCTGGCCCATGCCAGCGCCATCACCGCCGCCTTTGACCTCCAGGCCAGCGACCGGATGCTGCAATTTGCCAGCCTGTCCTTTGATGTCGCCATCGAGGAGGTGCTGCCCAGCCTCCTGGCCGGCGCCTGCGTGGTGCTGCGCGCGCCCGATATGATCGGCGCGCCGGGGCTGTTTCTGGACCGGGTGGCGGCGCTGGAGCTGACGGTGCTGAACCTGCCGACCGCCTTCTGGCATGTGCTGTGCGATGTGATGGCCGACAGTGGCCGCAGCCTGCCGCCCTCGGTGCGGCTGGTGATCGTCGGCGGGGAGCAGGTCAGCCCGCAGGCGCTGGCGCGCTGGCAGCAGCTGGCGCCGGGGGTGCGCTGGCTCAATGGCTACGGGCCGACGGAAACCACCATCACCTGCACGCTGCATGATCCGGGCGGCCCGGTTGATGCGGAGGAGGATGTGCCCATCGGCCGCCCCACCGCCCATGCCCGCGCCTATGTGCTGGCCGCTGATGGCAGCCTGGCCCCCGCAGGGGTGGCCGGGGATCTGTGGATTGGCGGCCTGGCGGTGAGCGATGGTTATATCGGCCGCCCCGAGGACACCGCGCGGGCGTTCCGGCCCGACCCCTTTGCAGCGGAGCGCGCGGCGGCGCGGATCTATCGCACCGGGGATCGCGCTGCCTGGCGGGGGGATGGCACGCTGGCCTTTCTCGGGCGGCAGGACCGGCAGGTCAAGCTGCGCGGCTTTCGCATTGATCTGCGCCATGTCGAACAGGTGCTGGAGCGCGCCTGTCCCGGGGTGCAGGCGCTGGCGGCGGTCCGGGGCAAGGATGGGCCTGCGGCGCAGCTCTGCTGCTGGGTCCGGGGCGTGGCGCAGACGGGCGATGGCCAATGGGATCTCGGCCCGTTGCAGCAGGTGGTGCAGCGCGATCTGCCCGCCCATATGCGCCCGGCGCTGGTGGCGCTGGCAGAGTTTCCACGCACCGCAGGGGGCAAGATCGACATGGCCGCCCTGCCCGCCCCGGAGCAGGCCGCAGGGGCGCTCGGTCTGCGTCTGCGGCGGGACGCCGGAGCGGCGGTTGACACCTCTGCCCCGCCCTCGCCGCTGGCCCGGCAGCTGACGGAGATGATGGCCGATATCCTGGGCCAGCCCGATCTGGCGGCGGATGACAGTTTTTATGACCGCGGCGGCCATTCGCTGCTGGCGATGCGGCTGATTGGCCGGATCGAGGCGGATCTGGGCCAGCGGCGGAGCCTGGCGGCGCTGCATCTGACCCCCAGCCCCCGCGCCCTGGCGGCGGCGCTGGAGTCGGAGCAGAACGGGGAACAGACCGGCGCGCCGGAAACACCGGAAGGCCACAGCCTGCCCGATCATCTGGTGATCATCCAGGATGGCGCGGCGCGGCCGCCGCTGTTTGGCGTGCATGTGCTGGGCCGCAACGAGGAATTCTATCGCCCGCTGGCCCGTGCCCTTGGCCCCGACCAGCCGGTCTACGGGCTGAGTATCGGCCTGCTGGATGATGACACCCCCACCGGGGTGCGGACCACCGCCAAGATGTATCTGGACGAGATCCAGACCCATTACCCCAGCGGGGTTGTGCATCTGGCGGCGGTGTCTCTGGGCAGTTATTTCGCCTTTGAACTGGCGCGTCAGCTGCTGGCGGCGGGGCGCGAGCTGGGGCTGGTGGCGCTGTTTGATGCCGAAGGGCCGGCCGGGCGCAGCCGGGTACAGGGCCGGGCCAGGCTGGGCGCCCATCTGCAGCTGCTCCGGCGTATGGGGCCTGCCTATCTGCGCCATATCGTGGCCAATCGGATTGAGACCCTGCGCAATTCCTTTGAGCGGCGGCGGCTGGAGTGGACCGGCGGCGGCAAGCTGACGATCGACGCGCTGATCGCGGCAAACCAGCAGTCGGTGGAACATTACGCGCCGGAGCCGCTGGCCACGCCGCTGACCGTGTTCCGGGCCGGCGACGATCTTTTTGACAGCTCCGAAGGGCTGGCCCAGGGGCTGGGCTGGGCGCCGGTGGCCGAGGCCGGGTTTGAGCTGATCGAGGTGCCGGGATCACATCTGTCGATCCTGCAGCCACCCAATGTGCAGCAGCTGGCCCGCCACATGGCGCGCCTGATGGCGCATTCGGCAGATGGGAAAACCGGCTGA
- a CDS encoding polysaccharide pyruvyl transferase family protein, with protein sequence MTDTLFGLKPAHRLTGNRGNIIHAEAPARSLRKDPDGSAVGNIANLQKNLGEGYAETIAEHFDMIVVSLANFIRPNHDGIRLFTALEALDGRVPFVVLGAGMQGSHAFEDLLPGNRDLLALLNERANLFGVRGTQTAEWLANNGLENTTVLGCPSLYVYPQSIMAIDGAAAQAKGRQANVMTAGHFSMRDGAIVERGTELAKAFDKIDASYVFQDEIFAYGKFITDRFGYNEGNNIAQPEMLNRWLSRKCGHKVDFNRYYYFSEAGAWRQAAMLHDVYIGDRFHGGVAALQAGQPAIFLKHDNRVAELTEHFGLPALNTQKFMRKGLKATLDEYLSPEMLDTMKATYRQRHAEYVAALAEHGLEVDTIVPDEPQPVPAVDRQGHLGAIRSQMAPEEALPEGLWPTTTLTPSYAMRRLHPEGARELVVTFEGAGQALDRKDPLRPGFGERFLIKSGYAVLSVLPHQQNWYRPLDLEQYFRAPDTRAWMAGFDKVHVLGSGMGAFGAMAFADLIGAKNVVALQPITTLAEDLIPGETRFPAARKLDWSSGYRDGCSGCDRAARIYAIHGDHPLDLAHVERLRAAAGSRLINAELSHDSKRPVTPLLRAKRRLPRTVLTCLRGGDAAALEQVLGELVAQKTPAE encoded by the coding sequence GTGACGGACACATTGTTCGGTCTGAAACCGGCGCATCGGCTGACCGGGAATCGCGGCAATATCATCCATGCCGAAGCCCCGGCGCGCAGCCTGCGCAAGGACCCGGATGGGTCGGCGGTGGGCAATATCGCCAATCTGCAGAAAAACCTCGGTGAGGGCTATGCCGAGACCATCGCCGAGCATTTCGACATGATCGTGGTGTCACTGGCCAATTTCATCCGCCCCAATCACGATGGTATCCGGCTGTTTACCGCGCTGGAGGCGCTGGATGGGCGGGTGCCTTTTGTGGTGCTGGGGGCCGGGATGCAGGGCAGCCATGCGTTTGAGGACCTGCTGCCGGGCAACCGCGATCTTCTGGCGCTGCTCAATGAACGGGCCAATCTGTTTGGGGTGCGCGGCACCCAGACGGCAGAGTGGCTGGCCAACAACGGGCTGGAGAACACCACCGTGCTGGGCTGCCCCAGTCTCTATGTCTATCCGCAGTCGATCATGGCCATCGACGGGGCCGCGGCCCAGGCCAAGGGGCGTCAGGCCAATGTGATGACCGCAGGCCATTTCTCCATGCGCGACGGCGCCATCGTTGAACGCGGCACCGAACTGGCCAAGGCGTTCGACAAGATCGACGCCTCTTATGTGTTCCAGGATGAGATCTTTGCCTATGGTAAATTCATCACGGACCGGTTTGGCTATAATGAGGGCAATAATATTGCCCAGCCCGAGATGCTCAATCGCTGGCTGAGCCGCAAATGCGGCCATAAGGTCGATTTCAACCGCTATTATTACTTCTCCGAGGCTGGCGCCTGGCGGCAGGCGGCGATGCTGCATGATGTCTATATCGGCGACCGCTTCCATGGCGGGGTGGCGGCCCTGCAGGCGGGTCAGCCGGCGATTTTCCTCAAGCATGACAACCGGGTGGCCGAGCTGACCGAACATTTCGGCCTGCCGGCGCTGAACACGCAGAAATTCATGCGCAAGGGGCTGAAGGCGACGCTGGATGAATATCTGTCGCCCGAGATGCTGGACACGATGAAGGCGACCTATCGCCAGCGGCATGCCGAATATGTGGCGGCGCTGGCCGAACACGGGCTGGAGGTCGACACCATCGTGCCCGACGAGCCGCAGCCGGTGCCTGCGGTGGACCGGCAAGGCCATCTGGGCGCCATCCGCAGCCAGATGGCCCCCGAAGAAGCGCTGCCAGAGGGGCTGTGGCCCACCACCACGCTGACCCCGTCTTATGCCATGCGGCGGCTGCATCCGGAGGGCGCGCGGGAGCTGGTTGTCACCTTTGAAGGGGCAGGCCAGGCGCTGGACCGCAAGGATCCCTTGCGTCCGGGCTTTGGCGAGCGTTTCCTGATCAAATCCGGCTATGCGGTGCTGTCGGTCTTGCCGCATCAGCAGAACTGGTACCGTCCGCTGGATCTGGAACAGTATTTCCGGGCACCGGACACCCGCGCCTGGATGGCTGGGTTTGACAAGGTGCATGTGCTGGGCTCCGGTATGGGGGCCTTTGGCGCCATGGCCTTTGCCGACCTGATCGGCGCGAAAAACGTGGTGGCGCTGCAGCCGATCACCACCCTGGCCGAGGATCTGATCCCCGGAGAGACCCGTTTCCCGGCGGCGCGCAAGCTGGACTGGAGCAGTGGCTACCGCGATGGCTGCAGCGGCTGTGACCGGGCGGCCCGGATCTATGCCATCCACGGCGATCATCCGCTGGATCTGGCTCATGTGGAGCGGCTGCGCGCGGCGGCCGGATCGCGGCTGATCAACGCCGAGCTGTCCCATGACAGCAAGCGCCCGGTGACCCCTTTGCTGCGCGCCAAGCGCCGTCTGCCCCGGACAGTGCTGACCTGCCTGCGCGGCGGCGACGCGGCGGCGCTGGAGCAGGTGCTGGGGGAGCTGGTTGCCCAGAAAACCCCGGCGGAATGA
- a CDS encoding glycosyltransferase family 4 protein: MKFLFVHQNMPGQYREMIQWLADQGEHEIVFLTQRNDVKLPGVTTATYSSHHQPAADAYGLSKDWEAAAGNGIGAALAARQLEAREGFKPDIIIGHTGWGELTFMKEVWPDVPIIGFFEYFYRTTGGLVGFDPENPPGEHAGFFAHARNTVPFANIEVVDLGHSPTYWQRDRFPKSFHDKIYVSHDGIRTDRLQPDPQASIGLGRLPRPLSRDDEVITYIARNMERARGFHVMMRALPKILSERPNARILMIGGNETSYGRESTHPAGLRGEMEDELGDSVDWSRVHFLGRVPYSDLCKIIRISRCHIYLTMPFVLSWSLLESMSMQATVVAADVEPVREAVTHNETGMLVDFFDPGALADQVVDVLANPGAYAHLGPNARAHVVETYDFLTRCMPEHARQINALLPAGKQLKI, from the coding sequence ATGAAATTTCTCTTTGTGCACCAGAACATGCCCGGCCAGTACCGGGAGATGATCCAGTGGCTGGCCGATCAGGGCGAGCATGAGATCGTGTTTTTGACCCAGCGAAACGATGTGAAGCTGCCCGGGGTCACCACCGCAACCTACAGCAGCCATCACCAGCCTGCCGCCGATGCCTATGGGCTGTCCAAGGACTGGGAGGCGGCAGCCGGCAATGGCATTGGCGCCGCCCTCGCCGCGCGCCAACTGGAGGCCAGGGAAGGCTTCAAGCCCGATATCATCATTGGCCACACCGGCTGGGGGGAGCTGACCTTCATGAAAGAGGTCTGGCCGGATGTGCCAATTATTGGCTTCTTTGAATATTTCTACCGCACCACTGGCGGGCTGGTTGGCTTTGACCCGGAAAATCCCCCCGGCGAACACGCAGGGTTCTTTGCCCATGCCCGCAACACCGTGCCCTTTGCCAATATCGAGGTGGTCGATCTGGGCCACAGCCCGACCTACTGGCAGCGCGACCGCTTCCCCAAGAGCTTTCACGACAAGATCTACGTCAGCCATGACGGCATCCGCACCGACCGGCTGCAGCCGGACCCACAGGCCAGCATCGGCCTCGGCCGCCTGCCCCGGCCGCTCAGCCGCGACGATGAGGTGATCACCTATATCGCCCGCAATATGGAACGCGCCCGTGGTTTTCACGTGATGATGCGCGCCCTGCCCAAGATCCTGTCGGAACGCCCCAATGCGCGGATCCTGATGATCGGCGGCAATGAGACCTCCTATGGGCGCGAAAGCACCCATCCCGCAGGGCTGCGCGGCGAGATGGAGGATGAGCTGGGCGACAGCGTCGACTGGAGTCGGGTGCATTTCCTCGGCCGGGTGCCTTACAGCGATCTGTGCAAGATCATCCGCATCAGCCGCTGCCACATCTATCTGACCATGCCCTTTGTGCTCAGCTGGTCGTTGCTGGAATCGATGTCGATGCAGGCCACTGTCGTCGCCGCCGATGTGGAGCCGGTGCGCGAGGCGGTGACCCATAATGAGACCGGCATGCTGGTGGATTTCTTCGACCCCGGCGCGCTGGCCGATCAGGTGGTGGATGTGCTGGCCAATCCCGGCGCCTATGCCCATCTCGGCCCCAATGCCCGCGCCCATGTGGTGGAAACCTACGATTTCCTGACCCGCTGCATGCCCGAGCACGCCCGCCAGATCAACGCACTGCTGCCTGCGGGCAAACAGCTGAAGATCTGA
- a CDS encoding helix-turn-helix transcriptional regulator, translating to MPVHIVGESRLLRDMFLAICQSNDYQIGTCCDELSTLSGLGVDDLVLYYSHETGPELVEELRQFKEGNDASLLILIMGRECSTSMQNALSAYAEAVIPQRKSAEALIAALRVVQSGYRIVPSDISAALRAADVTTSSGDQAAETLGASADFAAVTLDGRVNGSLSEAGSNKGKPNGVPADPLPVDLRRMPASAAARGLSGREWLILTKLIDGATNKSIANELGICEATVKVHLRTCFRKVGAKNRTQAAIWASEQFLS from the coding sequence ATGCCTGTTCATATTGTGGGCGAAAGTCGCTTGTTACGCGACATGTTCCTCGCCATTTGCCAGAGCAACGACTACCAGATCGGCACCTGCTGCGATGAGCTTTCGACGCTCTCCGGGCTGGGGGTGGATGATCTGGTTTTATATTACAGCCATGAAACCGGACCGGAGCTGGTGGAGGAATTGCGCCAGTTCAAAGAGGGCAATGACGCCTCTCTGCTGATCCTGATCATGGGGCGCGAATGTTCCACCAGCATGCAGAATGCGCTCAGCGCCTATGCCGAGGCGGTGATCCCGCAACGCAAATCGGCCGAGGCGCTGATTGCGGCGCTGCGGGTGGTGCAAAGCGGCTATCGGATTGTGCCATCGGATATTTCCGCGGCGCTGCGGGCGGCGGATGTGACCACATCCAGCGGCGACCAGGCGGCGGAAACCCTCGGCGCCTCTGCGGATTTTGCGGCGGTGACCCTGGACGGTCGGGTCAATGGGAGCCTGTCTGAGGCAGGCTCTAACAAGGGGAAACCCAACGGTGTTCCGGCCGATCCCCTGCCAGTGGACCTGCGCCGGATGCCGGCCTCGGCTGCGGCGCGCGGGCTGTCGGGACGCGAATGGCTGATCCTGACCAAGCTGATCGACGGCGCCACCAATAAATCCATCGCCAATGAGCTGGGCATCTGCGAGGCCACGGTGAAGGTGCATCTGCGCACCTGTTTTCGCAAGGTCGGTGCCAAGAACCGCACCCAGGCCGCGATCTGGGCGTCGGAGCAATTCCTGTCCTGA
- a CDS encoding helix-turn-helix transcriptional regulator, with translation MNVFGGAVIHTGEIAFARSFQRQVSSITTTAIAEIDCTGPARLLVTTCLVTSGDGASSDGASGAGSASRSAAGSRPKPPREDLRSLLRSGPLFHCTQLHDPQSHPNAWPDWLDPAALRADGSGHRSGRWVVFACRFADGSEDRVALHLEGSQHDSHCADILPAIWPLTREDALREMLAGTPAPELALEASETSEAMLWTISTKSDSAVLVLDSSGRLLDCNGAGCDMLAAGNLLCNSDGVLRCANSRETRAFYAAVQECARTPTQAAAGSHVPGGGASQELILFLQDASSGMRLPVSLTCYLCADTRRALVVAILPRQPDQQRIEMLAQKMGLSPCEARVAALIQLGLSNREAAHIAGIKEQTFNTYAKRVMSKLEVAGRTEMAQRLTWQASLGRAS, from the coding sequence ATGAATGTGTTCGGGGGCGCCGTGATCCACACGGGCGAGATCGCTTTTGCGCGATCGTTTCAAAGACAAGTTTCATCCATCACCACCACCGCCATTGCCGAGATCGACTGCACCGGGCCTGCCCGTCTGCTGGTGACCACATGTCTTGTGACCAGCGGCGACGGGGCCAGCAGCGACGGGGCCAGCGGTGCCGGATCCGCATCACGATCCGCAGCCGGGTCGCGGCCGAAACCGCCCAGGGAGGATCTTCGCTCCCTGCTGCGCAGCGGGCCGCTGTTCCATTGCACCCAGCTGCATGATCCGCAGAGCCATCCCAACGCCTGGCCCGACTGGCTGGATCCCGCTGCCCTGCGTGCGGATGGCTCTGGCCACAGGTCTGGCCGCTGGGTGGTGTTTGCCTGCCGTTTTGCCGATGGCAGCGAAGACCGGGTCGCGCTGCATCTGGAAGGCAGCCAGCATGACAGCCATTGCGCCGATATCCTGCCTGCCATCTGGCCGCTCACCCGCGAGGATGCGCTGCGCGAAATGCTCGCCGGCACACCGGCGCCGGAGCTGGCCCTGGAGGCCTCCGAAACCTCCGAAGCGATGCTCTGGACAATTTCCACCAAAAGCGACAGCGCGGTTCTGGTGCTGGACAGCTCGGGCCGGCTGCTGGATTGCAATGGGGCCGGCTGCGACATGCTGGCGGCAGGCAATCTGCTGTGCAACAGCGACGGCGTGCTGCGCTGTGCCAACAGCCGGGAAACCCGGGCGTTTTACGCAGCCGTGCAGGAATGCGCGCGCACCCCGACCCAAGCAGCCGCCGGATCCCATGTGCCCGGCGGCGGGGCCAGCCAGGAGCTGATCCTGTTTCTGCAGGATGCCAGCTCGGGAATGCGGCTGCCGGTCTCGCTGACCTGCTATCTCTGTGCCGACACCCGGCGCGCGCTGGTGGTGGCGATCCTGCCGCGCCAGCCCGATCAGCAGCGGATCGAGATGCTGGCGCAGAAAATGGGGCTGTCGCCCTGCGAGGCCCGGGTTGCGGCGCTGATCCAGCTGGGGCTGTCCAACCGCGAGGCTGCGCATATTGCGGGCATCAAGGAACAGACCTTCAACACCTATGCCAAGCGGGTGATGTCCAAGCTTGAGGTGGCCGGGCGCACGGAAATGGCGCAGCGGCTGACCTGGCAGGCCTCTCTGGGGAGAGCGTCATGA